The DNA region CTAACCCTCCCAAAGCCAGCTGCTTATTCCATGACGAGGAGCCAGCAGCAGTCACGGGAAACCCCGGCAACCACCCCTTGGGTGAGGATGGCTCTTGTCTGATTATCTGCTGCCAGAGCCTGGGGTCCGTGTTTCCCCATTCATTCAGCATTTTAAGCAATTGCTACTGAGCATCTATGATGACGGTATTGAGGTCACAACAGAGCACATCTGACACGGTTCCTGCCCTCACTCAGCTTTCACTGTCCTGACGTCTCACTGTCTACATTCTCGATGGAGATGCCACCCGACACAGGCTCTGGACATGGTGGCCCTGCCCACTGGCTTactcttttcttttagaaattgtaAGACTATACTTTCCTGTCTTGAAACTACACTATCTTGAAACTTTTCTTAGACTGTTTTTGGTGCGTCTGTTgcccagtattttaaaattaatttcccaTTCCCCTGGGATGTGAACCGAAGTTACGAAAtggtacataaaataaaataaatactaaaacaaACTGCTGAAGCAAAGATAAGTGGCTACCTCCTACTTAAAGGAGAAAAGGCTGAATTGTAAGACTGGAAGATTTATGTTCTTACAAAAGGAACATTTAACATTTGACTTTAAGAAAATAGTATAGTTTAGAAAAGTTTCTGTTGAAACCAACAGGACACAATAAATCAATgacacttaaattaaaaaaaaaactaaaaaataaatattgtggtaTAGAACACTAAGATAACAGGCACTAATAATGGAGGTTTTACAACATCTGCCTACAGAGGGTGACCTTTTATTCATCTTAACTCTTCTCTCTTATTCTGGTCATTGTTAGATTTCTTCAGATTGAAGATCTGAGTCACTGATGTCaaaggaaaaggaacaaaaataactttgaaaaaagAGATGACAACTTCCAAGAGACAATAAATTACATGTGAAATTTGCTCAGGATTGACTATAGGTGTATGGAAATTTTATGCAGTTGTAATATGGACAGTTCCAACTTTCAAGatgacttcattaaaaaaatttgtttataagATAGTTCTTAGGGATACCATTTCCTGTTATATTTTCAGGGTTAGATTCCTAGCTGGCCACAGAAGCCTTCTTTCTGACCCAAAACAAACTAGAGTAAATACAGTTCTAATAATGAAGCAGAGAATAACCTTTACATCACTACAATTTCCaaactaggctttttttttttgatccctgGCAAGCTAAATGTGTAAGATTCAGTATAGATCTATGTCTGAAGGAACAAGTAGAAAATTTTGATTTGAGGAGTACCTCTGAAAATCATCTCTAATAActtgaaaattacatttttttctttttgttatactatattttaaaagaacacttaAAATAAGCTTTTCAAAATTCTTACCCTTTTTTCTTGGTGTGCTATGCATAGATTTTTTAGTTTCTTCTAACACCTGTTCACCGTATTCTGTGATGATCTGAAAGTTTAAAGCAGAGAATTTAAAGACATGAAAGATGCTTTTCTTTAGATACCACCATAATGTCATTCAATTATCAATGTTCTTCCCCACAGTAATAaagttgaaaaggaaaaatgccatttaaaaaatccaaataattTAGATAGACAGATAAACAGACATTTATATATGTCCAAGAAGATCTGGAAGGATAATGCAAACTATATCCATGATTATATTTGAGGAATAGCATTGTgaaaagaagagggaaaggaagcttcaagcttttatttttttttaacacacatCTGCATTATTTGAATTGTTAACAGCATGTGTAACATGTAATtgtgtttaaaagaaaacaaacacttgaaaacttcacaGTCAGTTCCACACACTGTACCTCTGGGGGCAGGCACTTCTGGATAAGCcgagctaaagagcctctagagAGAAGCGTTGTAGCTGAAGGACGATGTGAGGGATTCTTTTTAAACATCTGCTTGATCAGAAGCTGCAGCTCATAGGAATAATGGGATGGCAGTGGGCTCATGGACCCCTGACATATTTTGAGGATAAGACTTTTCCAACTATTTGCCTgaaactaaaaagcaaaattgAACTGTAAAAGCAGATACAGGGAAAGAGaatggaaataagaaaataccAGCTGAACTGAATTCgtatgaattattttaatttaaaaaaaatttatttctagagGTGTTGTTAAGGTActattctgaatttctttttttttttttttgctaatcatACTTTTCTTAGTACTttcaaaaattgtattttattgaagtatagttgatttacatggTGTTAACTGCTGCTATatagcaaagcaattcagttatgTACGtgtatacattcctttttatactattttccgttatggcaagccactccagtgttcttgcctggagaatcccacggacagaggagcccggtgggctgcagtcaatggggtcgcacggagtcggacgtgactgaagcaacttagcaccagcACCATTATGGTTTTATCACgggatactgagtatagttccccatgctatatagtaggaccttgttgtttaattCAAATGTAATAAGTTTGCATCCGCTAGTCCCAaagtcccccaccccccaccccagtactATTCTAAAATCTTACGGTTGTTCAGGAGAAAGGTAATCATAAATAGCAAAAGATGTTCCCATCTTGAGGAAGTCTTACCATCAGTCCCAGCTTGGGTACTTTATTACTCAAATCAGTGTTTTTGCAGAtacacatttttaatatattttaaaaatcaaagcatcaataatacatatatatgggcttttaaaaattcaaatgaccCTAGGGCTGACAGTAACTGCAATGTTTCTTCACTTCCCTCCTCCTCAAAAATCCCCAGGTCTGCTCCCTGACAAAATGCACTTTAGACTTTTCCCATTTTAAACTTCTGCTGCAAAATCCTTTTTACCTTTCACGTCACCAAGGTAGTTATTATGGTTTGACAAGTAATAGAGTGGGATAAAAAATGACACACcagaataacattttaaaagttttcattgtATAATAAACATACTGCAATTAACATCAGGTTTCATCCTTAGCAACACTTATATAAGAACATGATGGCATTCTGCCTTGGGGGTATATCACCCTACTAATACATATAAGTGAAGATATGAAAAAGGACTTAATCCAACACAACCAAACGCTGCCTTTTCCATGCTGCATGCCATACTTACTGGATGCTTAAGGGTACAGAGTTCATACAGAATGCATCCCAAGGACCAGATGTCACTGGAAGCAAAAGAAGCAATGTAATGATGAGTGGGTTATGAGTTATcacacaaaaatatatgtattttccaATACCCCCAAATGAAAAATTACTCTACCTTTAATAAGAGCAGATATCATAAGGACTTTTTAGTTACTGAAATAAAATATGCAGCAAGTTTGATCTAACACTTAGACCACTTACTCACAGTGACGTTCACAGAAAAACTCCCTGCTCCCCAAACCCTGCCCCTCCAAATCCAGGGGTTCAGGTATCACTTCAGTAGTACTTGGGGCAAGAGGAATATCCTTGGACTCAGATTACCATAGTTGGAAGAAAGGCTTTAGATGTCATCCTGTACAGCCTCCACCAGACCATCTGGGCTCACCAGGCCTTTGGTCTCACCTCGATTGACAGCTCAATGTTCCTCCTAGCTGCCTCTAGGGGGGTGCATTCTCATTCTTCTACGAAAGAGCTCTTCAGAGCTCAGCAGAGTTCTACACTTTGCCCTACACGCCCACCCTTCTTCAAACTAAACACCTCCACTTTCCTCCATCATTCTCACCACCTAGTTGTCATCCTCCAGACTTTTTCTAGATGATAGTCTTTTCATTTTAAcaaggttttttaaaaaccaattattTCCcccaacttttaatttttcaaagcttGAAACCTACAGAAAAGTTGTAAAGGCCAAAACGCTCCTTCCTAATATCCCCAGTCATTAGCATCTGCCTGCTGGCCCCTCTTCTGCCTACATCTGAACTTCTTGAAAGAAAGGTTTCAGACGTCAAACACCTCACCCCTACACATGTCAGCATACACAGCCTAAGAGCAAGGACACTCTCCTGCATGAATACAGTACCATTATCACATCCAAGAAATCGAACCTTAATTCAATACTATTATCTAGTATTTTGTTCAAACTCAGGTTTCCCCAATTATCCCAGAAAGTTCCTTCATAGCTATTCTGTCTCCAATTCAGTCAACTTTACCTTATAGGAGTCTATTTAGTATGGAGCgttgttgtttttagttgctaagttgtatccgactcttttgcaaccccatggactgtagcctgccaggctcctctgtccatgggattctccaggcaagttgccatttccttctccaggggatcttcccaacccagggatcaaaccaacatttcctgtattggcaggtgggttctttaccacggagccacctgggaaagcccacagTATGGACTGCCATACCCTTTTTAGAAAGCAACTTGGCAGGAGGTAACAAAAGCCTTTAGGTGTTTCTACTTCTAGGAATTCATGCCAAGAATGTGACACTTTTATGTATTAAAAGGCATAGTAATTCAGAGTCTATAGTAATTTAGGACACAGAAAACTAGAACCATATCAAAAGCCAACAACAGAGCAATGTGAAATAAATTTTGGAAGAGCCATATATTAAAATACTATGCAATCGTTAACAATAATCATGAAGAGTATAAATACAGCATAAAATGAATATGATATAATGCAAAGTGAAAAAATAGGATACTAAATTATATAGAGTATATACACTAAGTTTAGGGAGAAAAGAGAATGGATggggaaaaaacccaaaatgtTATTAGTAGTTTCTGTAAAACTGGGTGATCGCCATGTCCTTTCTTTATCTCTACATTTCCAACCCACCCACTGCCCTTCCATTCCATCAATGAGCACATTTTACttgcattcagaaaaaaaattacattttaaattataaggaCTTCATACTATCTTCCCATGATCAACGAACCTATCAGTCAAGTGCTTATTATCTTAGCCCTTTACATGTCAACTCAATGACATTTGGTTCCCAAATTTTGCTGCACGTAGGAATTACTTGGTGATCCTGGAAAATGATTGATACCTGGTTCCCACTCCCAGACATTCATATTTAACTTGTATGGCTACAACCTGAGCTTCAAGATTTTTAAAGTTGAGagcagaaaagtaaaagaagcaGTAACATAATTCATACTATCCCCAGAAATGATTAACTTTTCTTTCAGCATGTAGCTCCTCTCAGCTCTGATGAAAACAGCTGGAAAATTTATGACTGTCACCTAGAGGCCTACAAACTTCAATTCTACACTGCTTTCTTTTAACAACCAAACTTCATCTGTAGGCTATAATACTATCACCAAACGGTCACCCCTTCCCCAACTACATACATCACTTACCTTTTATTGTTATAAGGCATGTTTTCCCAAATTTCTGGGGGCACATAATAAGGTGTTCCCACATATGTACAAGCAAACGCCATGGGGCTAAAACCATAAAAAGATACAGAACGATTACAGAGCATTTCTGAATGATGCTTTGGCAACAGTCACTACTacaggagagaaagagacataCATACCTCGAGAGAAGACGGGCAGATCCAAAATCACCCAGTTTTACTTTTCCATCTTGGGTGAGGAAGATATTCTGCATTGAAAAAGAAGAGCTCAGATCACATCTGCCATCTTTCAAACATAAGGCAAAGAGCTCCAAGAGAAGCTGTCTTTCAAAGCCTGCTGATGGTGGAGATTATATGTAGAAATGCTGATAGCCAAGTCCCCGAATGGAACACAAAACGACGAGATATCCTCTGGACAGCAACACTCCCCTGCTTGGGAATTCAGGATGACTGCTCAGAAATCTAAGGCAAGCATCACACCGTATCAGCAGACCCTGATCAGCCTAGCAGGGAGCCTGTTCAGGGTAACTCCAGATGGCAGGCTCCAGTCTCAATCATTTTCCATCTGAGAACACATGGTCTTAGGAAGCAGTCTCTAAGAGAGCTGGAACATATTAACATACACTACTAAAGAGATTTACTGACCCATTTTCAGGTCGTACCTTACTGCGCTAGCATAAATattatattaagaaatatttctggacttccttggtggtccaggggttaagaatcggtgctgccaatgcagggcacatgggctcaatccatggtcggggaactaagataccacataccTCGGGGTGcaggcaaaaaaagaaatatttctaaagaTTAAAATGCACCCAAAAGAGAATAACACAGAAAAAGGATTGAAAGAAatagttttcaattattttttaggcCCCAAATGTATTCCATTCACCTTGGATTTGATGTCTCTGTGTAACACACGTTTCTTGTGAATGTGATTTACTCCAAGACACATCTGTGTAAACCAATGAAGtatctgtaaaaagaaaaaagaaagaaaaaagcatgcaAGAATGCAGTAACTGGGGCATGGTAACCCCAAATTCCTAAGAATCATCTTTAGGCCTTAGCTGACCTGGGTTTTACATAATGTAAATACAGAACTCCTAAAAATTACATAGTTCAACTAAGATTCATTGCTGTCTGGAGAAACTGAGAAAAGCTGTGAATCAATCCCAATGTATCATCATCTCATGAATGATCCaaataactatttatttatttatttatctggcccTGCCatgcagcctgcaggatcttagttctctgaccagggattgaaccagggtccttggcagtgaaagggtggagtcctaaccatcggacagccagggaatttccaacaatttattttaataaaactcccactatatttttcttgtatttaaccaaagaaaaatatttcttaaatacacatataaaagTAGTTCACCACTTAAAATGAATATGCTATAACTTTTTATAGTGTAATCATTACATCAGATTTCATTCACTTTTTCAGAATATTCAgatattaacattaaaatatttcattatatttccaACAATCTTTGGAAGCCAAGGCTGGCCTCCTACAACGGAACCCATACTCTTAATAACACAActtctaaatgaaaaatatttatactaaTATATTCTTAAAACATGTTATACCCTATATCAAACTTAGCCCCAGTAAAgctgtttatttaaatattttccttggtCAATTCATTCcaataatatttaatatgcaaCTTTCCACTAAAAAGACACTAAGCATGTAAAGAGAATATACTAAACtgtaaaagaaaagagatgaagaaTAGGGACtcttgaaaaacagaaatgcaggTTTCACCCTTCAGATGATGGAGAATTACAAAAGAAATCCATGTGCCTTCTAAAATTTcaatacaaaaagtaaaaattttaaatatctagtACAAAATATGATGGATAACACAactgtgacattttattttattttatttttttaattttttttttttacaggggaAAGCGCGAACGCAGTCCCCCACTACCACAAATTATGCAGTCGAGTTTCCCACATTTGGGGAAATCGCAGGGGTCAGCACATCCAGAGTGCAATGGATAAGCCTCGCCCGGGGAAAACCACCTTCGTGATCATGGTATCTCCCCTGCCAGGTAAGTATACAACTGTGACATTTTAAACATGGAAGTGGTTATTCTTTGATATTTCATAAAGCCTATACCTACTTTACCTCTTAAAAACATCCCAGGCAGTCACATCCTGACAACACACTAAAGAACATCATGGATGCACAAAGTCATTTCTAACTAATGTACTAGGTAACCACAAGACAGCAATGTTTTTAACTTATTCAAATTTTATGAGCAAAGTTGCTTCTAAGCCTTGAGGGAAACTTGGGGACtcccctggcggttcagtggttaagaccctgctcCCGCTGCAGGGCAcacgagtctgatccctggtcagggaacgaagatcctgcACGCtgcctgctgggcttccctggtggctcagctggcaaagaatccgcctgcaatgtgggagacctgggttcgatccctgggatgggaagatcccctggagaagggaacggctacccactccagtattctggcctggagaattccatggactgtatagtccatggggttgaaaagagttggacaccactgagcaactttcactttcactttcatgcttcctggtatggccaaaaaaaaaagttaaaacaaacaaaactttgagGGAAACTTACGTACGTTAGTCTCTTACCGTATCTTCAGGAAACAACCTCCCTTTCTGACGTTTAATCTTCTGCATGAGGTCCCCTCCATCACAATATTCCATTACAATGTACAGATGTCCTTCAGCTGCAACAAAATAAAGACTCTTAGGAAAGTCCCAGTGGCCGTGAATTCCGAATGAAACTCAGAAATGCATGTATTGGGGGAAATTCATATTTACCTTCAAATGATTCTTTAAAGGCAACAATATTGGGGTGTTTCATTTTGGCTAACAGAACAGCCTCCTTCCTAGAAATCCGTGTGTCAGACAAAGACTAGAAGAAGGTTTAAAGAAGTGTAAATgtagtatttcatttaaaaactgacAGTATGATAGTAAAACAGTATTATAGTAGCATGTATGATATTTTAATGTGGCAcaattgaaactgtgtctctttcaATCAGACATAATTTTATagcactgttcagttcagttcagtggctcagttgtgtccgactctttacaagcACTGTACTTTGACCCAACTTAAGGTTTATCAAACCCCACGAGGAAACATGTGGGGATTTTTCAACTATGGCTATACGTATTTTGCCTGCTTAAGCTGACCTCTTATATCTTTACAAGTATAGAATGTAAACTAGTTTTAACATCAACCTAAGCATAAGCTGACTTGGAGGACAGTATGCCATCAACCATAGGAGCTTCCTGGGTGGggaaccccctggaggagggcatggtaacctactaaagaattcttgcctggagaatcccatggacagagaagcctggtgggctacagtccacaggagaatcagacacaaccgaagcgagTGAGCACGAGCAGGAAGCACAGAAGACAGATCAAGACCTTGTAAAGCTGATGAATAACCCTTTAAATCATTTGCACAGAAGAACGATCCCGTGTTAAATTTCAAAAACTTGTACAAACGACATGTACACTTTCAACATGAGCTAACTGCTTTAGCAGTGACCTTGGGAAGCCTTATTTCCTTCATGGCAAACATCCGATTACTGCTCTCCTGCTGAACCAAAAGGGCTCTGCCGAAGGAGCCCTCGCCGATGACTCTCAGGACCCTGTAGCCGTCCATGCCGGCACCACACAGCCGGGTCTACTCCCGCAGTCACCACTGGGTCTCCCAACCTGCATTCAAAATCAGAGACAACGGGgaattcaatttattttcaaaaggcAGAATGAATTCAAAGTAGCTCTATCCCCAAGATAGAATAGCTTATtccctttattcattcaacaggtggacatggagtatccACGCCAGGTTTTATAATCCTAAATAAATCTCTCACGGCCCCAGCCATCACTCACATTGCAGGGTGAGACCACGGACCTCAAAAATGCAGGACAGCGGGTCTTACAGGAAGAGCCATGCTGGCCTCTGGTAGAGGTATCCTGGGGAATTAGGAAGATGATATTCAGGCTGAAGCCTGAATGGAAGATACCTAGGCAAAGAGGAAGAGTGATGGAGGCAGGAGGGAATAGCCTATTTAAGAGCAAAAGAGATTGTTTCAATTCAAGGAATTGAAAGAGGGCAGTAAGGCAGGTAAGGCAGACTGGGCCTAGTAAGCCAAGCTCAGGTTGGTGGATTTTTAAcctatgtgctgccgaagtgagcacagGTTGTTGGATTTTTATCCTGTAGCGAAGAATGGGCTCTCTGAAGGGTTTACACTGAGAGAGC from Muntiacus reevesi chromosome 11, mMunRee1.1, whole genome shotgun sequence includes:
- the NEK3 gene encoding serine/threonine-protein kinase Nek3 isoform X2, whose amino-acid sequence is MDGYRVLRVIGEGSFGRALLVQQESSNRMFAMKEIRLPKSLSDTRISRKEAVLLAKMKHPNIVAFKESFEAEGHLYIVMEYCDGGDLMQKIKRQKGRLFPEDTILHWFTQMCLGVNHIHKKRVLHRDIKSKNIFLTQDGKVKLGDFGSARLLSSPMAFACTYVGTPYYVPPEIWENMPYNNKSDIWSLGCILYELCTLKHPFQANSWKSLILKICQGSMSPLPSHYSYELQLLIKQMFKKNPSHRPSATTLLSRGSLARLIQKCLPPEIITEYGEQVLEETKKSMHSTPRKKDPSRTRITLENEASTVQREEPGGKCSHTDLESINKNLVESALRRVNREEKASLPGPLRRQWEKNVPSTALRALENASILTSSLTAEDDRGGSVIKYSESNTRKQWLKETPETLLNILKNADLSLAFQTYTIYRPGAEGFLKGPLSEETEASDDVDGGWDSVTLDPERLEPELDEEDTDFEEDDSADWVSELKQRTGWQGVSDG
- the NEK3 gene encoding serine/threonine-protein kinase Nek3 isoform X1, whose amino-acid sequence is MDGYRVLRVIGEGSFGRALLVQQESSNRMFAMKEIRLPKSLSDTRISRKEAVLLAKMKHPNIVAFKESFEAEGHLYIVMEYCDGGDLMQKIKRQKGRLFPEDTILHWFTQMCLGVNHIHKKRVLHRDIKSKNIFLTQDGKVKLGDFGSARLLSSPMAFACTYVGTPYYVPPEIWENMPYNNKSDIWSLGCILYELCTLKHPFQANSWKSLILKICQGSMSPLPSHYSYELQLLIKQMFKKNPSHRPSATTLLSRGSLARLIQKCLPPEIITEYGEQVLEETKKSMHSTPRKKDPSRTRITLENEASTVVSALKQREEPGGKCSHTDLESINKNLVESALRRVNREEKASLPGPLRRQWEKNVPSTALRALENASILTSSLTAEDDRGGSVIKYSESNTRKQWLKETPETLLNILKNADLSLAFQTYTIYRPGAEGFLKGPLSEETEASDDVDGGWDSVTLDPERLEPELDEEDTDFEEDDSADWVSELKQRTGWQGVSDG